Proteins from a single region of Spodoptera frugiperda isolate SF20-4 chromosome 8, AGI-APGP_CSIRO_Sfru_2.0, whole genome shotgun sequence:
- the LOC118282051 gene encoding B-cell CLL/lymphoma 6 member B protein, translating into MEAALPHFHRLTSSRFYQPYAAPPVRISSNYLHDLIPQQHPTLLQQYLAYYNEPLVPLDLSLKSTTPITPPCTPPPLQKRKAVDDNKPDKSPKIFRHFEDNDTKEESQDKTDKRKLDDENSNDSDSPEVKKLKFTQQFFEELKTCLPQEEETTPSKSGRSSPDVVEIKDLEERPKKSPKPVQQPTKKSKAVRRLMFDEDKTSPVSGTIIRDLAEDETLVVRKGDIDPAFNVVEVTDEAKALIAAIENRLGRYICRLCRRLYSDAFALAQHRCSRIVHIEYRCPECDKVFNCPANLASHRRWHKPRVAGAVKRREPTAADSGRFPCQRCGKMFRRQAYLRKHMLAHEQPENEPEKEPSAFRQVHAEYPTYQPDVMRETGFNNFWNKIPAPQHELNWEGVRPRCGSSCSSEDSRSLDVTGSEDEGGGGGVMDG; encoded by the exons ATGGAGGCCGCTTTGCCACATTTCCATCGTCTGACGTCATCACGATTTTACCAGCCGTATGCAGCTCCACCCGTTCGCATCTCCAGTAACTATCTTCACGACCTCATTCCCCAACAGCATCCGACACTCCTCCAGCAATATTTGGCTTACTATAACGAACCTCTAGTGCCCCTTGACTTGTCCCTCAAATCCACTACACCGATTACCCCTCCGTGCACGCCGCCACCCTTACAAAAAAGAAAGGCAGTCGACGACAACAAACCAGACAAATCCCCTAAAATATTTCGCCATTTTGAAGATAATGATACCAAAGAAGAATCACAAGATAAAACAGACAAACGGAAACTAGACGATGAGAACTCTAACGACAGTGATAGTCCCGAAGTCAAGAAACTAAAGTTCACTCAACAGTTTTTTGAAGAACTTAAGACATGTTTACCTCAAGAAGAGGAGACGACACCATCAAAAAGTGGCAGAAGCTCACCAGACGTCGTCGAAATAAAAGATTTAGAAGAAAGACCTAAAAAATCACCAAAACCAGTTCAGCAACCAACTAAAAAGAGCAAAGCTGTTAGAAGGCTCATGTTTGACGAGGATAAGACATCTCCTGTCTCCGGCACCATCATACGAGATCTAGCTGAAGATGAAACTCTCGTCGTTCGAAAG GGAGACATTGATCCAGCGTTTAACGTGGTCGAGGTGACCGACGAGGCGAAAGCTTTGATAGCCGCGATAGAGAACAGGCTGGGCCGGTACATATGCAGGCTGTGCCGACGACTGTACAGCGACGCCTTTGCGCTGGCGCAACATCGGTGCTCTCGTATCGTACACATTGAATATCGATGCCCCGAGTGCGATAAG GTATTCAACTGTCCCGCTAACTTAGCGTCTCACCGTCGCTGGCATAAGCCTCGGGTAGCCGGCGCAGTGAAACGCCGTGAGCCAACTGCTGCCGACTCCGGTCGCTTCCCTTGCCAGAGATGTGGCAAGATGTTCCGAAGACAGGCTTACCTTCGGAAGCATATGCTAGCTCACGAACAGCCGGAGAATGAGCCTGAGAAGGAACCTTCTGCATTCCGGCAGGTGCATGCTGAATATCCTACTTATCAACCG GACGTGATGCGAGAGACCGGCTTCAATAACTTCTGGAACAAAATCCCAGCTCCTCAGCATGAGCTGAACTGGGAGGGGGTGCGACCTAGATGTGGTTCGTCGTGTTCTTCCGAGGACTCGCGGAGTCTGGACGTAACGGGTTCGGAGGATGAAGGAGGGGGCGGGGGAGTTATGGATGGGTGA